Proteins encoded together in one Myxococcales bacterium window:
- a CDS encoding CsgG/HfaB family protein translates to MSMSACAMLLVISVVGCATESRKVIQAETVRSHRTSYSGPRYTLVIGNFQNRSTYQRGIFSDGKDRLGSQAKTILKTHLQQTGRFNIVDRDNMAAISQEAQISGTAQSLVGAEIAVGGDVTEFGRRTTGDRQLFGILGSGKKQSAYAKVALNLIDVRTGTVVFSVQGAGEYALSNRELIGFGGTAGYDATLNGKVLNFAITEAVNNLVDALERGEWSPTGTE, encoded by the coding sequence ATGTCGATGAGCGCCTGCGCGATGTTGCTTGTGATCTCAGTCGTCGGCTGCGCGACGGAATCCCGAAAGGTGATTCAGGCTGAAACCGTTCGATCTCACAGAACGAGCTACAGCGGCCCGCGCTACACCCTGGTTATCGGGAACTTTCAAAACCGATCGACATATCAGCGCGGCATTTTCTCGGACGGCAAGGACCGCTTGGGGAGTCAGGCCAAGACGATCCTCAAAACACATCTTCAGCAAACCGGGCGCTTCAATATCGTCGACAGAGACAACATGGCCGCGATCTCCCAGGAAGCGCAAATCAGTGGCACAGCCCAATCGCTGGTCGGAGCAGAGATCGCTGTCGGGGGCGACGTCACCGAGTTTGGGCGACGCACGACGGGCGACCGGCAGCTCTTCGGAATTCTCGGCTCGGGGAAAAAGCAATCGGCCTACGCCAAGGTGGCTTTGAATTTGATCGATGTGCGTACTGGGACAGTCGTCTTCTCTGTACAGGGTGCCGGTGAGTATGCGCTCTCGAATCGCGAGTTGATCGGTTTCGGAGGCACCGCAGGCTACGATGCAACACTGAATGGCAAGGTCTTGAACTTTGCCATCACCGAGGCAGTCAACAATCTGGTTGATGCCCTCGAGCGGGGCGAATGGTCGCCGACGGGAACTGAATGA
- a CDS encoding DUF799 family lipoprotein, whose translation MRTLPSRIVLPLFLGVILVGGIGCATPYDYSAYQAHMPRSILVLPPLNESTDANAPYSFLTTISRPLAERGYYVYPVSVIDVFMKENGLPTPGEMHTVSLNKFDEIIGPDAVLYITIEEFGQKYVLLSSNTTVAARARLVDVDTGTQIWDGKVKLVQSSNSGAGGGAGGLIVALIVAAVEQVVDTATDQTHNVARMANQKLIHDKNRGMLIGPLHPDFGKTDEN comes from the coding sequence ATTCGCACGCTACCGAGTCGAATTGTGCTGCCGCTGTTTCTGGGTGTGATCTTGGTCGGCGGGATCGGCTGTGCGACGCCCTACGACTACTCCGCCTACCAGGCCCACATGCCGCGCTCGATTCTAGTGCTGCCGCCTCTCAACGAGTCCACCGATGCGAATGCCCCTTATTCGTTTCTGACGACCATCTCCAGACCGCTGGCCGAACGCGGCTACTACGTGTATCCGGTGTCGGTGATTGATGTGTTCATGAAGGAAAACGGGCTTCCGACTCCCGGTGAAATGCACACCGTCTCACTCAACAAGTTCGACGAAATCATTGGACCCGACGCCGTTCTCTACATCACCATCGAGGAATTTGGCCAGAAGTATGTCCTGCTGTCATCCAACACGACGGTCGCCGCGCGGGCACGCCTGGTCGACGTAGATACCGGCACACAAATCTGGGATGGCAAAGTAAAACTCGTCCAGAGTAGCAACAGCGGCGCGGGCGGAGGAGCCGGGGGCCTGATCGTTGCCCTTATCGTTGCAGCCGTGGAGCAAGTCGTGGACACCGCTACCGATCAAACCCACAACGTCGCGCGCATGGCCAACCAAAAACTGATCCACGACAAGAATCGCGGCATGCTCATCGGCCCGCTACATCCTGACTTCGGGAAAACTGACGAGAACTGA
- a CDS encoding DUF4810 domain-containing protein, translated as MKRLQRLISLSTVVLLFYISAAGCVTTPLVYRWGIYEDLMYQSYKYPGESDPITQATRLAEDVERTATEGFGLPPGVHAHLGYLYATQGDLDSARTHFNLELELYPESKTFIDGLLERMEQQ; from the coding sequence ATGAAAAGGCTACAGCGGTTGATCAGTCTATCGACCGTAGTTTTGTTGTTCTATATTTCCGCCGCCGGTTGTGTGACGACCCCTTTGGTGTATCGCTGGGGCATCTACGAAGACCTGATGTATCAGTCGTACAAGTACCCGGGCGAATCGGATCCGATTACCCAAGCCACCCGTCTGGCCGAGGATGTCGAGCGGACCGCTACCGAGGGGTTTGGTTTGCCTCCGGGCGTGCATGCGCATCTGGGATATCTCTACGCAACGCAGGGAGACCTCGATAGCGCCCGCACCCATTTTAATCTCGAGCTCGAACTCTACCCAGAGTCCAAGACCTTCATCGATGGCCTTCTCGAACGAATGGAGCAACAGTGA